Proteins encoded within one genomic window of Actinomycetes bacterium:
- a CDS encoding sterol-binding protein, with the protein MATLAKCRTALEDLAARLHTVEDDDRKPHAFDRSLSCQVPDLDVTFSGQLEDGRIVDITTGPAPRAQIRITASSDDLVALTSGDLNFGQAWLAGRVKVEAGVRDLLKLRSML; encoded by the coding sequence ATGGCGACGCTCGCGAAGTGCCGGACGGCACTGGAGGACCTCGCCGCCCGCCTGCACACGGTGGAAGACGACGACCGCAAGCCCCACGCGTTCGACCGCAGCCTGAGCTGCCAGGTTCCCGACCTGGACGTGACGTTCTCCGGGCAGCTCGAGGACGGTCGCATCGTCGACATCACCACCGGGCCCGCGCCCCGGGCCCAGATCCGGATCACAGCGTCCAGCGACGACCTGGTCGCGCTCACGTCCGGCGACCTCAACTTCGGGCAGGCCTGGCTGGCCGGGCGGGTCAAGGTCGAGGCCGGGGTGCGGGACCTGCTCAAGCTCCGCTCGATGCTCTGA